One genomic window of Arthrobacter caoxuetaonis includes the following:
- a CDS encoding GNAT family N-acetyltransferase — MAPWLPSAKAGSEIRSGHQTGTLRILSAADTAALTELAAADAVANTFLLSHLETAGTAAPTASGGQILGVFDGGELVAACWAGVNVVPTGVSADVGPEIGAYLARTGRRFSSLFGPAEAVLSLWSELRHTSPRPFDVRADQPLLEISAASDVPPAPGLRKARPSDLDRLLPACTAMFEEEVGYSPVAGGSRHYRQRVLSLIQKGHSLVEFDPSGDVIFKAELGTVSSSAVQVQGVWMNPAYRGQGLSAGYMSAVVRYAQELAPVTSLYVNHYNAPARATYESVGFKQVGTFATILF, encoded by the coding sequence GTGGCCCCATGGTTACCGTCGGCTAAGGCCGGCTCTGAGATCCGCAGCGGGCACCAGACGGGCACGCTGCGGATCCTCTCTGCCGCGGACACCGCGGCCCTGACCGAACTCGCCGCAGCAGATGCCGTGGCGAACACATTCCTGCTCTCCCATCTGGAGACCGCCGGCACGGCCGCGCCCACCGCCTCGGGCGGCCAGATCCTGGGAGTGTTCGACGGCGGCGAGCTGGTTGCTGCGTGCTGGGCCGGCGTCAACGTGGTCCCCACGGGCGTGAGTGCCGACGTCGGCCCCGAGATCGGCGCCTACCTCGCCCGCACCGGGCGCAGGTTTTCTTCCCTCTTCGGCCCCGCTGAAGCCGTGCTGTCCCTCTGGTCCGAGCTGCGGCACACCTCCCCGCGGCCCTTCGATGTCCGCGCCGACCAGCCGCTGCTGGAAATCTCCGCTGCCTCCGATGTTCCGCCGGCCCCCGGGCTGCGCAAGGCACGCCCCTCGGACCTGGACCGGCTGCTTCCGGCCTGCACCGCGATGTTCGAGGAAGAAGTGGGCTATTCCCCGGTAGCCGGAGGCAGCCGCCACTACCGGCAACGTGTGCTTTCACTTATCCAAAAAGGACACTCGCTGGTGGAGTTCGACCCGTCAGGCGACGTGATCTTCAAGGCAGAACTCGGAACGGTCTCCAGCAGCGCCGTCCAGGTGCAGGGCGTCTGGATGAACCCGGCCTACCGCGGGCAGGGCCTGAGCGCGGGCTACATGTCCGCCGTCGTCCGGTACGCACAGGAACTTGCGCCGGTCACCAGCCTGTACGTGAACCATTACAACGCCCCCGCCCGGGCCACGTACGAAAGCGTGGGCTTCAAGCAGGTGGGTACGTTCGCCACCATCCTGTTCTGA
- a CDS encoding YciI family protein, which translates to MSIFAVEYVYDAESAELRAQHRPAHREWLAALVEEGRVLASGPFADGAGALLIFTAESEEDLNNLLKQDPLAAGGGISGLKTTEWQPVTGAFSHLAS; encoded by the coding sequence ATGAGTATTTTTGCCGTTGAGTACGTGTACGACGCCGAGTCCGCAGAGCTGCGCGCGCAGCACCGTCCGGCCCACCGCGAGTGGCTTGCAGCCCTCGTGGAAGAAGGCAGGGTCCTGGCCAGCGGACCGTTTGCCGACGGCGCCGGCGCCCTGCTGATCTTCACGGCGGAGAGCGAAGAAGACCTGAACAACCTGCTGAAGCAGGATCCCCTGGCAGCCGGCGGGGGCATCTCGGGGCTGAAGACCACCGAATGGCAGCCCGTTACCGGCGCTTTCTCGCACCTGGCGTCCTAA
- the ispG gene encoding flavodoxin-dependent (E)-4-hydroxy-3-methylbut-2-enyl-diphosphate synthase, with protein sequence MTSVNLGMPAAPPPVLAPRRKTRQIKVGSVGVGSDFPVSVQSMTTTPTTDINATLQQIAELTASGCDIVRVACPSADDAAALPIIAKKSQIPVIADIHFQPKYVYAAIEAGCAAVRVNPGNIRKFDDQVKQIANEAKAAGVSIRIGVNAGSLDPRLMAKYGKATPEALVESAVWEASLFEEHDFHDFKISVKHNDPVVMVRAYELLAERGDWPLHLGVTEAGPAFQGTIKSATAFGALLSKGIGDTIRVSLSAPPVEEIKVGNQILQSLNLRPRKLEIVSCPSCGRAQVDVYTLAEQVTAGLEGMEVPLRVAVMGCVVNGPGEAREADLGVASGNGKGQIFVKGEVIKTVPEDQIVETLIEEAMRIAEDMGEADGEDAGTGGPMVTVG encoded by the coding sequence TTGACCTCGGTCAACCTTGGAATGCCAGCAGCACCGCCGCCCGTCCTCGCTCCGAGGCGCAAGACCCGCCAGATCAAGGTGGGCTCCGTCGGCGTCGGGTCGGACTTTCCGGTCAGTGTCCAGTCGATGACCACGACTCCGACCACCGACATCAATGCGACGCTGCAGCAGATCGCTGAGCTGACGGCGTCGGGCTGCGATATCGTGCGGGTTGCCTGCCCCAGCGCCGACGACGCTGCCGCCCTGCCGATCATTGCCAAGAAGTCGCAGATCCCGGTCATCGCCGATATCCACTTCCAGCCCAAGTATGTTTATGCGGCGATCGAGGCCGGCTGTGCCGCGGTCCGCGTGAACCCGGGCAACATCCGGAAGTTCGATGACCAGGTCAAGCAGATCGCCAACGAGGCCAAGGCCGCAGGCGTCTCGATCCGGATCGGCGTCAATGCCGGTTCCCTGGATCCCCGCCTGATGGCGAAGTACGGCAAGGCCACTCCGGAAGCCCTGGTGGAATCCGCCGTGTGGGAAGCCTCGCTCTTCGAAGAGCACGACTTCCACGACTTCAAGATTTCCGTCAAGCACAACGACCCGGTGGTCATGGTCCGCGCGTATGAGCTGCTGGCCGAGCGCGGCGACTGGCCCCTGCACCTGGGCGTGACCGAAGCCGGGCCCGCCTTCCAGGGAACGATCAAGTCCGCGACCGCCTTTGGCGCACTGCTCTCCAAGGGCATCGGCGACACCATCCGCGTGTCCCTCTCCGCCCCTCCGGTGGAGGAAATCAAGGTCGGCAACCAGATCCTGCAGTCCCTGAACCTGCGTCCGCGCAAACTCGAAATCGTGTCCTGCCCCTCCTGCGGCCGTGCCCAGGTGGACGTCTATACGCTGGCCGAACAGGTCACCGCCGGACTCGAAGGCATGGAGGTCCCGCTGCGCGTCGCCGTCATGGGCTGTGTTGTCAACGGGCCGGGGGAAGCGCGCGAAGCTGATCTGGGTGTAGCCTCCGGTAACGGCAAGGGTCAGATTTTCGTCAAGGGCGAAGTCATCAAGACCGTTCCCGAAGACCAGATTGTGGAAACCCTTATCGAAGAAGCGATGAGGATCGCGGAGGATATGGGGGAGGCCGATGGCGAGGATGCTGGCACGGGTGGCCCCATGGTTACCGTCGGCTAA